The region GTTTGTGTCTTCAGTCCAGAGAAATGCAGGTTACATGACTCTAACCTACCATAGATGTGAATGTGATTCTGAAAGTGACTCCAAATGCATCTGCCTGTATGTGTATAAGTCCTTTACTCTTGGTGTTAGTCTTGTGATACAGCTGACCAATGCTGGGTAGATGGATGGAGAATtggtaaaagtgaaaatattgaAGGAGAATCTGGccagaaacagaatcagaaatactttattgatcccagaggggaaactctttcgttacagctgctcactatcacgtcagtgcacacttgagaatagaaggaatagaagtactaagcaaatcaaaatataatatgctataatacaggtaagataaattaagtacaaagtggatataggtataaaagctaaaataagtttaagtacCAAAgaggatttagaggttgataagtatgtacggtataatacaatgtaataatataagtaataaataatagtgcaatactgagtactgtcaagttaagtgtagcgtattaagatgattatgaaaCGGtggatataatatatatatggcCACTGTGGAATTGCCATTCTGAACCAGCTCTACTGTATCATCTGCTGGATTAGGACACCTGGAAGACAGGGAAGGATGGAGAAGTTACCAGGGTAACAGGGTTAAGTCGTAGAAGAGAAGATAGGTGAAGCAAGTGGAGAGAGGCAAAAATCTGGCTAGAACTGAATCTGGATTTAATTCATTCACTATTTAGTGTGATGACACAAGGTGTAGTTGCAACAGCTCCTTTACTCTACACTAATGAGATCCCAATGGACAGGGTAGCTGGCATTGTTGACCGGCATGGCCCAACAAGAAGAATGGTGGAGATCTGCCGTTCATCAACTCCCTCTGTTCGCACCTCCACATACAACCTCTGGTCTATTTCCATTTCTATGTTCCTGTTTCTTGTCAGGGGGACATGGAAGCCAGCGTCCTGGTAGGGGATCATTCTTAAATTAAAGTACCCCGGCCAGCTTCTTCCTCAAAAAGCTACAGAAAATCAACATAATGTGACTATACTTGAGAAGGAATAATTCAGTGGATTTTTGGTAATTAATACAAGCACTGGAAAGCATCTTGTAGGGAACCTTTTgaccaaaaaaatgtttttcacatacAATCTAGGAATGAAATCCCCTGAAATCTTTCTATCTGTACTATGCAGACAGTGGCCAGTACTTATTCCTATGTAAATCAATCTTCAAATCAAAGACtaattaaacacacaaaaatgttttttaagcaATTAATTTATACAAAGTGTGTGGAAAACTGAATCTGTAGTATGAATGTTGTCAGCAAAGCACATAACCTTATAAGCAGTTTAGGGGAGTTAATACTGCAGTCAGACCCCCTACCCTGGTTTGGGAATTGAACCACTGCTGCAGATCTGACATATTTGATGGAGTCTTACTCTAGGTGCAGATTTAGCATTATATATCGATAGGGATGTGTGAAATTATTGAAAGCTTTGTTGCATTACACACACTGTGATACATCACTATCAACAGATGTTCACCATAAAAAGAACTTAGATGTAGATGTATGTGCTGTTGTAAAAATATGCAGCAAATTTTTGGGAGATGCTATTGTGACTGTCACCTCTCTACAGGGTTGATGCCTATGTCCATAGACAGTGCCTGAGTCAAAGGGTATTCACAGCAGAAAACCAGATGAATGTTTAGACCTTCATCATCCTGGATGGTGATTAAGTAGATTAAGTAGATTAAGTGGGTCCTATTGCTctaaaattttgatttaaaaaaaagtttcatttgaatattacAGATGCAATCTATCCTGTGGAGAACATTTACATCTAAAATATTCTTTAGTCTGCGTTGATAACACTGTAGGCCATGTACTGTACCCTGAGAACTGTCCCACACAGCTGGTCTTCTGTTAAAGTGAAACACCAGCCGTCTGTCCTGGAGAGTCCCTTCACAGGAATCATCTCGGGGGCGGAGGGCACTAGGATGGGAGCCAGCTTCAAACAGCTGGCAGCATGACAGAGATGTTGTGCCTGAACTACTGACACAAGTAATGGACGAGtccaagaaaataaatgaaaatagatTTTGGTAGAGTAAATCCCCGCACTGGACCATGAAAAGTTATTGAATATGctttatattatttttcattagttttaacCAAAAtctcacaaaaaacatttaacattaacattttattgagTTATTTGCTCTTGTTTTTGGGATGTACATTACAGTAATAATGCACCTACACTCAGGCAATGTACACTCTTCCTCTTTGCGCACATACAAACATTGTTATTACTGTTGCACCGAGCTTGCACCGTAGCTCTCGTTGTTGGGCCGAGAATAGTGTTCATCACAGAAGCAGCCGTAAACACCATCTTTCTCACCACACCACTCATACTCTGTGCAGTCCAGCTGTTCACAGGGGTCTGACTCCGCTGCAGAAATAGTGGGAAAAGACTGAGACAAGGAGTGATGAAACACAACaggtaacagaaaaaaatctacacCTTGTAGAGTTTGCAAGTCCTATTAATCTCCTAAGGAATCATCATTTTTCTCAAGCAGTAACTGTTCACTCTACTGCCCAGTGCACACATACCACACTGCAAAGCAGAGCGCCACTCAGGGATGTTCAACCCCAAAACAGAGCAGGTTGAGCCTGAGACTGCAGAACACAGCATGCCATTGGCTGGAGTGTAGAGGCAGAGATCACAGacacaggaaattaaaaatgGCTGGGGTCAGAGTGCAGGTGACAGGCACTGAATGGGCCGCTGGTGTTGGTGACGACACCACAGAGTATTTTTCCCTAAAGCGACAGACATCACTTGCTCATCTTTGGATCCACATCTGGAAAAGACATTCAGCGTTACACATTTAACAGTTTGACTGACTCTGTTTACTTTACCACAGAATATTTTGTCTCAAAAATCATTGGTGTTTATTCACAATACTGTTTATCAAAGTTTTATTGTGAAACCCTCAAAACTCAATTTCTACAGGTTTCCATGCCaatgttaaaaatacatattctgTGGGTTGAAGAATTTCTAAAGGACCTAGAATTGTAAAATTAATCCAAACCCTCTCATTATACAAATCAAGAAATTGATACTCATtgagatgaaagagaaaaaatcaACACTTGAGATCCCCAGCTTCAGATAACATATTATCATGCATTTGGTATTAAACAATACAGTGTATCTGCTGTGATTACCTTGGTTGGCTTGTGGGTGCCTTCCAGCTGTGTCCAAAGTCATTGTCATTTTGTGCCGATGTTCCATCCCGGTGACTCCATTTTCACGATTTTGGCCGATTCTCACCAGTAACGCACTCTGGCCGTCAAACTGGACTATCAAGTCAATGGTATCGACTACCATGTCCCTTCCCTGCCCCACAACATGAGCTAAGGTTGACACCACAATTCCAATTTGTGAGCTATGCTTACAATGCACAGATATAGAAAGTTGTTCACCTTAAAAGTAATAAAGGGTTTATCTTTACTCTTTTGTTGGGTTCAATCCTGATGTATGCACTCTCTGGTTGATTTGAGAGGTATATATCCACTGCTGACACAAATGACACACGGTTGTCGCCACAGTGATTATTGGTGGCTACTGTGTAAGAGCATGTGCCCGGGAAATCAGCCATTGCCCCATCAAGGGTGATGTAGTGTGGGTCCCCCCACACAGTGCAAGTAGACAATGCATCAAAACAGCCCAGCTGGCCATTTCTGATGTGTAGGAGTGCAGGATGCAGCAGAACAGCGCAGGACAATGGGAGCATGGCACTCACATCTCTGGGAGCAACCTTCTGTCCAGAAGGAGTCACCAGGACATGCaacatgaaaaagagaaaagaacgtgtttttaataaaacattgtttattgcAAACTTTGAAAGTATTAACTGGGATATGACTTACTTTGTAGTAGAAACCATCATATTGACAGCCACATCTTTCCACAGGGACACATCTCTTCCCACTCCTGAGGAAGCCCTCGTCACAGAAACATCCCTCTGAGCAAACCTTCCCAGAGCTGGCATTAATGCTGCTGGCACAAGATATTAATATGTCTTATTCACACTCATGTGTTGTTTTACTTACTTGcaccttgtgttttgtttgtgtgtttgttttgtgcatgtcattaaaggtccagtgtgtaacatttaggaggagctattggcagaaatggaatataatatttataagtaagTTTTTAtaagtgtataatcacctgaaaataagaatcgttcccactagatgccactaaatcttacacactgtaCCTTTAAGCTATTTGCTTCAACTTCATTTTTGACGTGTGCAGTTCATGTCTTggattgttttttaatgttaatatacACAATATTCTTTTATAGAGCGAAACCAGAAACACATAACTGAAATATGTAAACTATACTGACAGTTTTGCATAACTTTAAAATGCTCCACTGAGACACAAATGTATCTTATAGATAGaacagatttttaatttttacagtaATGATTCAATATCAATTTATTACACACAGCTGATCTAATGGTGATATAAAGGTGTATCAGAAATCATCATCTTGAACCATCATGCCGAAAagatacaaataaataagtgtAATTAGCAAAAATTTATGTTCATGTCGGCTAACAGTCACACTAATAATCATCCAGCAGTAGTATTCATTATAGTAATATTCATGTAATAGTCACTATGACAAAGAATTTGGCATGATTGTGTGACTGGCATGCACTGCCAGTGCTGGCAAGACTGTGAACCAGTGAAAAATCATCTAGACTTCAACTTACCTGAACTCTGGGGAGTCACCATGTCtgtaaattaaacagaaatgaagcaaagatgtaaaaaaaaaaaaaaaaaaaatggacagaACTAGATAAATCTCAGAAATTTTACTAAAACCAAAGAATTCAAGTAAAGCTTAATTAATGACataacatacatacaatatatacaaaaaatattaaattacatttgattGAAACTACTTACTTATCATCCCCAAAAGCAGCACTGACAACATGATGTGACCTGCCATTCTCCCGGGCTACTCAGATCTGCTTAACATAATGCATTTACTTTTATCATCAATTCtaataaaatgctaaattatAAGTTAGTAGACTGCTTGGAATTAGAAATAGGCATTTGCAAATATGCACATGCATTAAAAATAAAGGTCCACAAAATTTCCCCTGTGATGCTGTCCTTTTCCCGCATCCATTTGAGACTGCAGGGCTAGAACAAGGCTTTATACAGTAAATGCTGACCCAGTCCCATAAACTTGGATTTTGATCAACTTCAAATAGGTCAGTATAAAATGGATTTTGCTTCCTCGTAAACACTAACCATGCCACATTGTCTATAGAGAATAATGAAGACTGTGATCAGAACAAAAACCGAGATGCAATACTCTACCAAAGCCTCTAGTACATTAGTTGTTACAGTGCTATAAAGTGTCAAGATACTTGTTCCAACAGATAATTGATTTTATGATATCATTATTGTGTTTAAGCCACAAACTGACTTCTGTTGCTCCAATTCCCTTTGGTGCGACCTGTCCAGTCATTTTCTGTACAAATTCAACATTGACAAAATATTAATGTGCATCTTTATTGGTTAAGACTACAATCTGCAGAACAGGGAACCATTGTTGTATGTGGTGGCAAACATTTCACACAGTATATTCACCTTTTCACTGATTAAGTTctgcactgtatgtgtttaaCTGCTGCATGCTAAAAGTTGTGAGCATTTGCTTGACACAccttaaaacataaacagaatcTCTAGGCACAACCAAGGACCAAGGTTAttatagttttgcatttttcattagtttttatttttatttcgtcttgactttttgttttcaatttcagtttagttttaattagtttttaaagtGGGCTTGCTAATTTAgtatagttttaatttttttgaaaatgcttagttttagtttcgtttttattagttttagcttTTATTAGTAATATGGGGTATTTGTCAGAGGCGAGATTcaaaaaaggtcagaaaaagtaTTGCGTACTAAAAACGAAACATCATACAACAGTATAGTACATTTGTACTGCCTGGATCAAACAGTAGCTTCTCTTTGGGGGGCTGGGCTCCGCTTTACCTTAAGTTAAACTAGGTCAGCCTTCTTGTGCGATTTTTTCAAAAGGACTTTTAGATTTGTGGGATTTTTTCCCCTTGagaaatatttcacatattttactACCTTCCACTACTATAAGGCACTTGCTTTTATCTGTGACTCAGTCATATTCAAAGTAATCCCAAATGGGACTCTGCTGCTTTCTCCCGACTTTCGCCGCCGCCATGGTGCCAGCCGTGGCTGGGACGGATTGGCAACACGTCACTGACCGTGCGGTGCAGACAGCTGGCGGAAAACTAGCACAGCTAAAAAACTGCAAGATAGATTTCATATCCACCTTAAATAGCCTACTAGGCTTGTGtagtatgaaataaaatgattaagatgaaaactaaggacattttctctctaattttgttttagttagttttgtaAACACACGATACAGTTTCAGTTAGTTATCATTTTTTGTAAAGCCtcgtttgtatttttatttcagttaacgaaaatgttttttcacatttagtttttgttaacGATAATAACCTTGCGAGGAGTGGAGAGTATCGTTCTGGTGACCTCATGATTTAATTTCTCCTTTTTGAATTgaactgtgactgtgtgtaggATGGTTTGCAACCAAATGTCTGAGGCATGGCACTAATGGTACTGAAGAGGTTGCCTCCTTTGGGTTGGTGCCAAGATTACAATCTACATAGATGGCATCAAGCAACTGTGTCTGGTTGATATGTTTTCATAAGATTTGATTATACAACATCATTAATTACAACTAATGGGCTTTTATCAAATTAGCATTAgagaagagagagcgagaaagcgCAGCTGGTACGGTGTATCGATAGTgtggaaaataagtattgaagCCGTTTAAAATATTCAGAATCAATATGAATcgaaaaatgtatatttttgacaACACTACATATTAGATacatttcaaactgaaaatgtgatttattagGATGTGATCAAATCAGAAATCATCATATTGACAGCCACAGCTTTCTACAGGGACACATCACACTCATCACAGAAACATCCCTCAGACCAAACCTGCTCAGCTGAGTGACACAGGTTTGGCAACAATTACAATGGATGTCTGCTATTAACTATATTTATATCCTGCTTCAAGTTCTGGCAAGACACTTTGTTCAAACCTTTTACTGTGACTCCTGTGCCCTGGTGGAGAAGTTGCCAGGagattattcttttttatctCTTATCACATTAATACAcatatttctattaaaaaaatgaatggttgaattcatttttaatgtttttgtaaaaaatattactttCAGGGGGCTCAGGTTTCTGATATGTGTACTGCTACAGACTCTTCATATTGCCAGGCTGCACTTGATCCTGTTCAGcaactgaaaatgtataaacaataatataacaAGATAATCTCCACACCAGAATTTCATATCTAGTATACAACTTCAGCAATACATGATGGTGCACAGTGCACGTGGTTGACAGATGACACTACAAAAATGcttacattatagtgtgttataaaccatttaaatgttaatataatgcTTTTAATTGTTAAATGGGCCGGTTAAGTGTCACCATGtgaaagaaataataaacatgcacatacacacacaccgtccAAGAAAGAGCTGCTGAGCGTGTGACATAATCTGACAGTGAACAAATTtatgcagaaat is a window of Siniperca chuatsi isolate FFG_IHB_CAS linkage group LG20, ASM2008510v1, whole genome shotgun sequence DNA encoding:
- the LOC122867986 gene encoding IgGFc-binding protein-like, with product MGRSFIFKDGLEYDWGFAPSEVAMMLPKNQLGKTSGGKFGQHGDSPEFSINASSGKVCSEGCFCDEGFLRSGKRCVPVERCGCQYDGFYYKKVAPRDVSAMLPLSCAVLLHPALLHIRNGQLGCFDALSTCTVWGDPHYITLDGAMADFPGTCSYTVATNNHCGDNRVSFVSAVDIYLSNQPESAYIRIEPNKRGRDMVVDTIDLIVQFDGQSALLVRIGQNRENGVTGMEHRHKMTMTLDTAGRHPQANQDVDPKMSK